In Pedobacter sp. W3I1, one DNA window encodes the following:
- a CDS encoding c-type cytochrome: protein MINYLNFFKTSSVGLFAISFFLFSSQCFGQAESPKEDDYFKIMKVPAPEGAILEVGGLCTLPNGDLGVTTRRGDVFIVKNPSSLKPTFQKFASGLHEVLGLAYKNGSFYCVQRGELTKMTDTDNDGVADDFETIYAWPLSGNYHEYSFGPKLAADGSFFVTLNLGFPPTWWNPKSMVPWRGWALHIFEDGRVEPWAAGMRSPCGISMIDDQLFYTDNQGDWVGSGSIMQVKKGAFMGHPSSLVWTNLPQSPLKLSEKDFFAKNQTKMIYDSKGNSVKPENDVNEKVVTEFDMKKNFPELQLPAVWLPHGILGISNSEIVKIPPGSFGPFAGQLLVGDQGQSMVSRVFMEKINGEYQGAAWPFRSGFQSGIVRLAWGKDGSLFAGETNRGWGSAGEATEGIQRLVWNNKIPFEMLSIKAMPDGFEIAFTKPVDKKYALDLASYSVESFIYKYHSVYGSPPVNSQKCKIKGVRVSADGRTARIIVANLRKGYIHNITLDGIRSQENYYSLVHPTAYYTLNNIPEGKVLSLAEVSTKNSTSTKTLPLAQSKKSPSGGKTSVVKIPTYEQVKGLLTKNTCLACHNPDKRQVGPSFKEISTKKYTVEELISLIYTPKPEHWPGYSTPMPPMTNVPKDEVKKIAAWIKSLNK, encoded by the coding sequence ATGATTAATTACCTGAATTTTTTTAAAACCTCTTCTGTCGGACTGTTTGCGATCTCATTTTTCCTGTTTTCTTCACAATGCTTTGGCCAGGCAGAATCTCCAAAGGAAGATGATTATTTTAAGATCATGAAAGTACCCGCTCCTGAAGGAGCAATCCTCGAAGTTGGTGGACTCTGTACATTGCCTAACGGCGATTTGGGTGTCACCACCAGGAGAGGGGATGTTTTCATCGTGAAAAATCCTTCTTCACTGAAACCAACATTTCAGAAATTTGCTTCGGGCCTTCATGAGGTGCTCGGACTTGCCTATAAAAACGGATCATTTTATTGTGTCCAACGGGGGGAACTTACTAAAATGACAGATACCGACAACGATGGAGTGGCCGATGATTTTGAAACCATATATGCCTGGCCATTGTCGGGAAATTACCATGAGTACAGTTTTGGCCCTAAGCTTGCTGCCGACGGATCTTTTTTTGTGACCCTGAACCTTGGATTTCCGCCCACCTGGTGGAACCCAAAAAGTATGGTTCCCTGGAGAGGCTGGGCACTCCATATTTTTGAAGACGGAAGGGTTGAACCCTGGGCTGCCGGTATGCGCTCACCTTGTGGGATCAGTATGATCGATGATCAGCTTTTCTATACCGATAACCAGGGAGACTGGGTTGGCTCGGGGAGTATCATGCAAGTGAAAAAAGGTGCATTTATGGGCCACCCATCCAGCCTGGTCTGGACCAATCTGCCGCAGTCTCCGCTCAAACTCAGTGAAAAAGATTTCTTTGCTAAGAATCAAACAAAGATGATTTACGACAGCAAGGGAAACAGTGTAAAGCCAGAAAACGATGTGAACGAAAAAGTGGTAACCGAGTTCGATATGAAGAAGAACTTTCCTGAACTCCAACTTCCTGCGGTTTGGTTGCCCCACGGAATTCTTGGTATTTCAAATTCTGAGATTGTAAAAATCCCTCCGGGCTCCTTTGGTCCTTTCGCTGGCCAGCTGCTGGTGGGCGATCAGGGGCAGAGCATGGTTAGCCGGGTGTTTATGGAAAAGATAAACGGTGAGTACCAGGGAGCGGCATGGCCTTTCAGAAGTGGTTTTCAATCGGGTATCGTGCGTCTGGCCTGGGGGAAGGACGGATCATTGTTTGCCGGCGAGACCAACCGGGGATGGGGTTCGGCCGGTGAGGCCACAGAGGGAATCCAGCGACTAGTATGGAATAACAAAATCCCTTTTGAAATGCTTAGTATAAAGGCTATGCCAGATGGGTTTGAAATAGCGTTTACCAAGCCTGTTGATAAAAAATACGCCTTAGATCTTGCTTCTTATTCAGTGGAGAGCTTTATCTATAAATACCACAGTGTGTACGGAAGTCCGCCGGTCAATAGCCAAAAGTGCAAGATAAAGGGCGTTCGCGTTTCAGCTGATGGCCGCACTGCCCGAATTATCGTAGCCAACCTGCGCAAAGGATATATTCACAACATTACATTGGATGGCATTCGCTCCCAGGAGAACTACTACAGCCTTGTACATCCAACAGCATATTATACTTTAAATAATATCCCGGAAGGGAAAGTGCTTAGCCTTGCAGAAGTAAGTACCAAAAATTCGACCTCAACTAAAACTTTGCCTTTGGCACAAAGCAAAAAGTCTCCATCAGGTGGAAAAACATCAGTAGTGAAAATTCCAACTTATGAGCAGGTGAAAGGGCTGCTAACTAAAAATACTTGCCTGGCCTGCCACAACCCGGATAAACGACAAGTTGGCCCCTCTTTTAAAGAGATTTCCACCAAAAAGTATACGGTCGAGGAACTAATAAGCCTGATTTATACGCCTAAACCAGAGCACTGGCCGGGTTATTCTACACCGATGCCGCCAATGACCAATGTTCCAAAAGATGAGGTGAAAAAAATTGCGGCCTGGATCAAATCATTAAATAAATAA